In the Actinomycetota bacterium genome, one interval contains:
- a CDS encoding electron transfer flavoprotein beta subunit/FixA family protein — protein MKIAVCVKQVPDTWAEKTLSASDATLDRAAADGVMNELDEYAVETALQLVEAHGGEVIVVSVGPDRAAEVVRKALSMGAAAGVHVVDDALHGSDAVATSAVLAAALNGREFDLVVFGSESTDARMSVVPTMVAERLGWPGLTFSQQVEVDGSTVRTQRVTEYGYDVVEAPTPAVISVVEKINEPRYPSFKGIMAAKKKPVESLSVADLGVDAATVGLAAAWTTVVDHATRPPKAAGQVVTDEGNGGVAIADFLAAQKII, from the coding sequence ATGAAGATCGCAGTGTGCGTGAAGCAGGTGCCCGACACGTGGGCGGAGAAGACCCTCTCGGCATCCGACGCGACGCTCGACCGTGCGGCCGCGGACGGGGTCATGAACGAACTGGACGAGTACGCCGTCGAGACCGCGCTGCAGCTGGTCGAGGCCCACGGCGGTGAGGTGATCGTCGTCAGCGTGGGGCCGGACCGTGCCGCGGAGGTGGTGCGGAAGGCGCTGAGCATGGGTGCCGCCGCCGGCGTCCACGTCGTCGACGACGCGCTGCACGGGTCCGACGCCGTCGCGACGTCCGCCGTCCTCGCCGCTGCGCTGAACGGCCGCGAGTTCGACCTGGTGGTCTTCGGCTCCGAATCCACCGACGCCCGCATGAGCGTCGTGCCGACCATGGTCGCCGAGCGGTTGGGCTGGCCGGGCCTGACCTTCTCCCAGCAGGTCGAGGTCGACGGGAGCACGGTGCGGACCCAGCGGGTGACCGAGTACGGCTACGACGTGGTCGAGGCGCCGACCCCGGCGGTCATCAGCGTGGTGGAGAAGATCAACGAGCCGCGGTACCCCTCCTTCAAGGGCATCATGGCGGCGAAGAAGAAGCCGGTTGAGTCGCTGTCGGTCGCCGACCTGGGCGTCGACGCCGCGACCGTCGGCCTTGCGGCGGCGTGGACCACGGTGGTCGATCACGCCACGCGCCCGCCGAAGGCCGCCGGCCAGGTGGTCACCGACGAGGGCAACGGCGGCGTCGCGATCGCCGACTTCCTCGCCGCCCAGAAGATCATCTGA
- a CDS encoding GNAT family N-acetyltransferase, protein MDATRRGSALVWATRPRSVDLRDNRVVTVRAARTSDVDALALMHGRCAPDTLYGRYQNAAPPVSRTWQRRLLSTELALVAFDRKRLVALANLSPRDGGSAELSVLVEDAFQGVGLGRALARQVAATARLLGYRRLVVMVVRSALAARNLLATIGPAVVVDGADGDPVAVLQLGMDVLGGLPDPDAVGTRQVAG, encoded by the coding sequence ATGGACGCGACCCGCCGAGGCAGCGCCCTGGTGTGGGCAACGCGCCCTCGCTCGGTCGACCTGCGGGACAACCGCGTCGTCACCGTCCGGGCCGCCCGGACCTCCGACGTCGATGCGCTGGCGCTGATGCACGGTCGCTGTGCGCCGGACACCCTCTACGGCCGCTACCAGAACGCTGCGCCGCCGGTCAGCCGGACCTGGCAGCGCCGGCTGCTGTCCACCGAACTCGCCCTGGTCGCGTTCGACCGCAAGCGGCTGGTCGCCCTGGCGAACCTGTCCCCACGCGATGGCGGTTCGGCCGAGCTGTCAGTGCTGGTCGAAGACGCGTTCCAGGGGGTCGGCCTCGGCAGGGCGCTGGCCCGGCAGGTCGCCGCTACGGCGCGGCTGCTCGGCTACCGCCGGCTCGTGGTGATGGTGGTGCGGTCGGCGCTAGCGGCCCGAAACCTGCTCGCCACGATCGGCCCGGCCGTGGTGGTCGACGGCGCCGACGGGGATCCGGTCGCCGTCCTGCAGTTGGGCATGGACGTCCTCGGCGGGCTGCCGGACCCCGACGCCGTCGGCACCCGCCAGGTGGCCGGCTGA
- a CDS encoding matrixin family metalloprotease, translating into MTSRRRNAVGTAVLAATAAALAVTGPLGQAPAPAAAAAAVGPSGTAAVGTAPVLRIGTAAGDATTYALTTVSVAGSPLAARWNPCQAQITVRANVAAAGRNAAARRSAVRDVKGALARLSAATGMRFVYQGRTSYVPRGPGWAGANPAEIVVAWVTPGGRRSSDLLSRSGAGGVAGTGGVAYSMWSGGPGSGAEIGRGYVVLNAAARQSFKPGFGAGVTRGDLLLHELGHAVGLQHVSSASEVMYPVIVPRKVAGYSAGDLAGLAAVGAAAGCIEAPTAVWPDL; encoded by the coding sequence ATGACATCAAGGCGGCGCAACGCCGTGGGCACGGCTGTCCTGGCGGCGACGGCCGCTGCTCTGGCCGTGACCGGACCGCTCGGCCAGGCCCCGGCGCCGGCTGCGGCTGCGGCTGCGGTCGGGCCGAGTGGCACTGCTGCGGTCGGCACGGCTCCCGTGCTCCGGATCGGGACGGCGGCCGGCGATGCCACGACGTACGCGCTGACCACGGTGTCGGTCGCCGGCTCGCCGCTAGCGGCGCGGTGGAACCCGTGTCAGGCCCAGATCACGGTGCGCGCCAACGTGGCGGCCGCCGGCCGGAACGCCGCGGCGAGGCGGTCCGCCGTCCGGGATGTCAAGGGTGCGCTCGCGCGGTTGTCGGCGGCCACCGGGATGCGTTTCGTGTACCAGGGCCGCACGTCGTACGTGCCGCGCGGACCGGGCTGGGCAGGGGCCAACCCGGCAGAGATCGTCGTGGCGTGGGTGACCCCCGGCGGTCGTCGCAGCAGCGATCTGTTGTCGCGGTCGGGAGCCGGCGGGGTCGCCGGGACCGGCGGCGTCGCGTACTCGATGTGGTCCGGCGGTCCGGGGTCGGGTGCCGAGATCGGTCGGGGCTACGTCGTGCTCAACGCTGCTGCGCGGCAGTCCTTCAAGCCCGGTTTCGGCGCCGGCGTGACCCGGGGTGACCTGCTGCTGCACGAACTGGGGCACGCGGTTGGGCTGCAGCACGTGTCGAGCGCATCCGAGGTGATGTACCCGGTGATCGTGCCGCGCAAGGTCGCCGGCTACTCGGCGGGCGACCTCGCCGGGCTGGCCGCGGTCGGTGCGGCGGCCGGTTGTATCGAGGCGCCGACGGCCGTCTGGCCGGATCTGTAA